The following is a genomic window from Opitutus sp. GAS368.
GCTCCTGAGCTCGGGCCTCGTCTACGGCGGCCAGCCGTGGGACCTGCCGCGCATCAACGAGGATTTCGGCGGCGTGTTGAAGTGCAACGACGTGAACGCGGTCTACCCCGAGTCCAAGCGCCTCGCCGAGGTGATCGCGCAGTGCGCGATCAGCGAGAGCAAGCTGCCGGTGGTGACGCTGCGGCCGTTCGCCTTTGTCGGGCCCTATCAGTCGCTGCAGCTGCCGTGGGCGGTGACGGACTTCATCCGCGACAGCTTCCGCGGCGGACCGATCCGGCTCATGGGCGACGGGGCGACGGTGCGCAGCATCATGTATTACAGCGATTTTGCCTGCGGGGTGCTGCTGGCGCTCGCGGCCGGCCGGCCGCGCACGACCTATAATCTCGGCAGCGACGAGCCGGTCGACCTGCTCACGCTGGCGCAGAAGATCACCCGGTATTTCTCGCCGGTGCCCGAGATCAAGCTGCGCCTTGGTCAGGCCGGCCACGACCGCAACCGGCTGGTGCCGGACACGTCACGGATGGCGGCGGATCTCGGCTTCAATGTCACTGTGCCGCTGGATGCCGCCCTCCAGAAAACCATCGAGTGGCACCGGCTCACCGGGGGCTGGCAGAGTGTCCCGCCGTTTTCCAATGCAACGAAAAGTCAGTGACCTGATCGCGGAGTTTTTTGAGCGGAAGGGCGTGAAGCACGCCTTCGGCATCATTGGCTCGGCCAACGCCCACATCTTCGATTCGATCTTCTACCAGTCGAAGATCGAGCTGATCTGCCCGCACCACGAGCAGGCCTGCACCATGGCGATCCAGAGCTACTGGAAGGTCAGCGGCCAGCCGACGTTCGCCTTGGTCACCGCCGGCGCCGGCTCGAGCAACGCGATCACCGGTGTGCTCTCGGCGTGGGCCGATTCCATCCCCTGCCTGATCATCTCCGGCCAGGAAAACGCGCGCTACGTCACGCCCGGCTTCGATCGCCGGATGTATGGCATCCAGGGTTACGACAGCCCGTTTGCCGTCAGCAAGATGACGAAATACGGCGCGCGGGTGATGACGCCGGAGCAAACGTTGTATGAACTGGAGAAGGCGTGGCACATCGCCACGACCGGCCGGCCGGGCCCGTGCTGGATCGATTTTCCGCAGAGCGTGCAGTCGGCGATGGTGAAGGAGAGCACGCTGGCGCACTATACACCCGAAGCGCCGCCAACGGCCGTCGCCCCGCTGGTGGGCGAGGCTTTGCAACGCGAGGTGGTGGCGACGCTGACACGCCTGCGCGGCGCGAAGCGACCGCTGCTCTGGCTCGGCGTGGGCATTCGCATGGCCGGCGCGCAGAAAGAATTGAAGGCATTTGTCGAGGCGCTCGGCGTGCCCGTGCTGGTGACCTGGTCGGCGATCGACCTGCTGCCCGGCGGACATCCGCTGGTGATGGGCAGCGCGGGCGTCTACGGCCAGCGCGCGGCGAACTTCATTCTCCAGAGTTGCGACTGCCTGGTGACCATCGGGACCCGGCTCGCGATCCCGCAGGTCGGGTATGACATCAGCGAACTGGCGCGGGCGGCCAAGGACATCACGGTCGTCGACATCGACCCGACCGAGCTGAAGAAATACCCGGAGCGGTTCAACCATCCGGTGCGCGCCGATGCAGGCGGCTTCATCCGCGAGCTGCAGCGACAGGCGGCGACCGCCCCGCTCCCGGCGCCGAAAGAGTGGCTCGCTTGGTGCGGCGAGGTGCGCGCGCGCTTCCCGTGGATCGGGCCCGAGCACGCCGACAAGGACGGGTTTATCAATTCCTACAAGTTCATGGACCGGCTGGTCGGCCAGCTCAAGCCCGACCAGGTGGTCGTGACGGACATGGGCACGGCGCTGCTCAGCGGCCACCAGGCGCTGCGAATCACGCCGCCGCAGCGGCTGATCACGTCGCAGGGCCTCGGCGAGATGGGCTTCGGCCTGCCCGGCGCCATCGGCGCCTCCTTCGCGCGCAACCGCGGCGAGGTGCTCTGCCTGAACTGCGACGGCGGCATGATGATGAACCTGCAGGAGCTGCAGACCGTCGCGCACCACCAGCTCCCGATCAAACTCATCATCTTCAACAACGACGGCTACCTGATGATCAAACACACGCAGAAAGCGGTGCTCAAGGGCCGCTACGCCGGCACGGACGCCAAGTCCGGCGTATCGTGTCCGGATTTCAGCAAGCTGGCGACAGCGTTCGGCATGCCGGCCTTCCGGATCCGCACGTGGGAGGATTTCGACCGCGAGATGCCGAAGGTGCTGGCCGCGGCCGGCCCGGTGATCTGCGAGGTGTTCATGGCGCCCGAGCAGTTCTTCCACCCCAAGCTGGGCATCTCGGTGCAGCCCGACGGCACGCTCATCTCGCCGCCGCTCGAGGACCTGTCGCCCTTCCTGCCGCGCGAGACGCTAAGGGCCAACCTGCAGGGGCCGCTGCACCCGAAGTCGGAGAAGATCCAGCCGGGT
Proteins encoded in this region:
- a CDS encoding NAD(P)-dependent oxidoreductase — protein: MNQAIALVRADAEAVLSGRLERLAPLRGQHLFITGGTGFLGTWLLELAKVLNERHQFGLQVTVFSRNTQAFAARWPHLGKEKWVTLQDGDIRYFTELPRDVRYVIHAAALTDRRVFASHPSAVAETNTVGTLRILRAATLLEDLQKVVLLSSGLVYGGQPWDLPRINEDFGGVLKCNDVNAVYPESKRLAEVIAQCAISESKLPVVTLRPFAFVGPYQSLQLPWAVTDFIRDSFRGGPIRLMGDGATVRSIMYYSDFACGVLLALAAGRPRTTYNLGSDEPVDLLTLAQKITRYFSPVPEIKLRLGQAGHDRNRLVPDTSRMAADLGFNVTVPLDAALQKTIEWHRLTGGWQSVPPFSNATKSQ
- a CDS encoding thiamine pyrophosphate-binding protein, translated to MQRKVSDLIAEFFERKGVKHAFGIIGSANAHIFDSIFYQSKIELICPHHEQACTMAIQSYWKVSGQPTFALVTAGAGSSNAITGVLSAWADSIPCLIISGQENARYVTPGFDRRMYGIQGYDSPFAVSKMTKYGARVMTPEQTLYELEKAWHIATTGRPGPCWIDFPQSVQSAMVKESTLAHYTPEAPPTAVAPLVGEALQREVVATLTRLRGAKRPLLWLGVGIRMAGAQKELKAFVEALGVPVLVTWSAIDLLPGGHPLVMGSAGVYGQRAANFILQSCDCLVTIGTRLAIPQVGYDISELARAAKDITVVDIDPTELKKYPERFNHPVRADAGGFIRELQRQAATAPLPAPKEWLAWCGEVRARFPWIGPEHADKDGFINSYKFMDRLVGQLKPDQVVVTDMGTALLSGHQALRITPPQRLITSQGLGEMGFGLPGAIGASFARNRGEVLCLNCDGGMMMNLQELQTVAHHQLPIKLIIFNNDGYLMIKHTQKAVLKGRYAGTDAKSGVSCPDFSKLATAFGMPAFRIRTWEDFDREMPKVLAAAGPVICEVFMAPEQFFHPKLGISVQPDGTLISPPLEDLSPFLPRETLRANLQGPLHPKSEKIQPG